One genomic window of Saccopteryx bilineata isolate mSacBil1 chromosome 4, mSacBil1_pri_phased_curated, whole genome shotgun sequence includes the following:
- the ERG28 gene encoding ergosterol biosynthetic protein 28 homolog isoform X1 has translation MLRLCSHQLTVGVSKSFCKLKGICPVKKEGAILATSLTLGRMRLSLLLREEPLSDLRVVMSRFLNVLRSWLVMVSIIAMGNTLQSFRDHTFLYEKLYTGKPDLVNGLQARTFGVWTLLSSVIRCLCAIDIHNKTLYHITLWTFLLALGHFLSELFVYGTAAPTVGVLAPLMVASFSILGMLVGLRYLEVEPASRQKKRN, from the exons ATGCTCAGGCTCTGCTCTCATCAGCTGACTGTTGGGGTTTCTAAGAGCTTCTGCAAATTGAAAGGGATTTGTCCTGTCAAAAAAGAGGGGGCCATCCTTGCAACTTCTCTGACCCTGGGAAGAATGAGGCTGAGTCTCCTACTGAGGGAGG AACCCCTCTCAGATTTGAGGGTTGTCATGAGCCGTTTCCTGAATGTGTTACGAAGCTGGCTGGTTATGGTGTCCATCATAGCCATGGGGAACACGCTACAGAGCTTCCGAGACCACACCTTTCTCTATGAAAAACTCTACACCGGCAAGCCAGACCTGG TGAACGGCCTCCAGGCTCGGACCTTCGGGGTCTGGACGCTGCTGTCGTCAGTGATTCGCTGCCTCTGTGCCATCGACATCCACAACAAGAC GCTGTACCACATCACGCTCTGGACCTTCCTCCTGGCCCTGGGGCACTTCCTCTCGGAGCTGTTTGTATATGGGACCGCAGCCCCCACGGTTGGCGTCCTGGCACCCCTGATGGTGGCAA GTTTCTCAATCCTCGGTATGCTAGTTGGGCTCCGGTACCTAGAAGTAGAACCTGCATCCAGACAGAAGAAGAGAAACTGA
- the ERG28 gene encoding ergosterol biosynthetic protein 28 homolog isoform X2: protein MWGNILEKLLKTKIKPLSDLRVVMSRFLNVLRSWLVMVSIIAMGNTLQSFRDHTFLYEKLYTGKPDLVNGLQARTFGVWTLLSSVIRCLCAIDIHNKTLYHITLWTFLLALGHFLSELFVYGTAAPTVGVLAPLMVASFSILGMLVGLRYLEVEPASRQKKRN, encoded by the exons ATGTGGGGTAATATTTTGGAGAAATTGCTCAAGACAAAGATAA AACCCCTCTCAGATTTGAGGGTTGTCATGAGCCGTTTCCTGAATGTGTTACGAAGCTGGCTGGTTATGGTGTCCATCATAGCCATGGGGAACACGCTACAGAGCTTCCGAGACCACACCTTTCTCTATGAAAAACTCTACACCGGCAAGCCAGACCTGG TGAACGGCCTCCAGGCTCGGACCTTCGGGGTCTGGACGCTGCTGTCGTCAGTGATTCGCTGCCTCTGTGCCATCGACATCCACAACAAGAC GCTGTACCACATCACGCTCTGGACCTTCCTCCTGGCCCTGGGGCACTTCCTCTCGGAGCTGTTTGTATATGGGACCGCAGCCCCCACGGTTGGCGTCCTGGCACCCCTGATGGTGGCAA GTTTCTCAATCCTCGGTATGCTAGTTGGGCTCCGGTACCTAGAAGTAGAACCTGCATCCAGACAGAAGAAGAGAAACTGA
- the ERG28 gene encoding ergosterol biosynthetic protein 28 homolog isoform X3, with the protein MSRFLNVLRSWLVMVSIIAMGNTLQSFRDHTFLYEKLYTGKPDLVNGLQARTFGVWTLLSSVIRCLCAIDIHNKTLYHITLWTFLLALGHFLSELFVYGTAAPTVGVLAPLMVASFSILGMLVGLRYLEVEPASRQKKRN; encoded by the exons ATGAGCCGTTTCCTGAATGTGTTACGAAGCTGGCTGGTTATGGTGTCCATCATAGCCATGGGGAACACGCTACAGAGCTTCCGAGACCACACCTTTCTCTATGAAAAACTCTACACCGGCAAGCCAGACCTGG TGAACGGCCTCCAGGCTCGGACCTTCGGGGTCTGGACGCTGCTGTCGTCAGTGATTCGCTGCCTCTGTGCCATCGACATCCACAACAAGAC GCTGTACCACATCACGCTCTGGACCTTCCTCCTGGCCCTGGGGCACTTCCTCTCGGAGCTGTTTGTATATGGGACCGCAGCCCCCACGGTTGGCGTCCTGGCACCCCTGATGGTGGCAA GTTTCTCAATCCTCGGTATGCTAGTTGGGCTCCGGTACCTAGAAGTAGAACCTGCATCCAGACAGAAGAAGAGAAACTGA